A window of Candidatus Thorarchaeota archaeon genomic DNA:
GAAGGTTGCTGCTTGGAGACTACCCTGTTGCTTATCGCCACGGGTATTCCGAAAGTGCCAATCATTTGTTAAATCGAAATTGAATGGAGTTTCTGGTGGGCTGTGTCTTCCGACAAAGCCTGCTGACATGAGAACGGCTCCTGAAGCTAGGGCGAAAACAGATACAATGAATGGGTGGACTAAATAGAGAGAAATCGCAATGACAACAAGTCCGGCTGTTATGAGTAGTGACCGATCCTGTAGTTGAACATTGAAACAAACGGTCCCTCCAAGTATGAAAATGAGAGCAGCCACAATCATGAAGGGAATCTGTGCTCCAATGACATCAATGCCAAGCATGACATCAGCTACGACAGCAAACGCGACTACGAAACCTGACACTATCACAAGTATAGTGCCAATCTGGGACAGTTGCTGTCTCAAGGGATTCTCTCCTTACGCATTTTCGATTTACTGAAGTGCTATAGTCTCGATTTCTATACCCACATGCTTTGGAAGCCTTCGAACTTCTACTGCTGCTCTGGCTGGAGGCTCATCACCAAACCATTTGGCATATTCTTCGTTCATCTCGCCGAAATCATCCATGTTCTTTAGGAAAACTGTAACCTTCACAACCTTATCCATGGATGAGCCTGCTGCCTCAAGTACTGCCTTGATGTTACTCAGGCATTGTTTTGTTTGGTTGGTAATTGTGCCTGTTACTATCTCACCTGTGTCAGGCTCCATGGGTATTTGACCCGAACAGAATATGAGCTCTCCGGTTTTGATTGCCTGTGAATAAGGTCCAACCGCCTGCGGCGCGTCTTTGGTGTGCACTACTTCTCTCATTTTTCTTCACCTTTTAATTCACAAATCTATGTATTAATTTATCCTCTTACGTCATCAGGGTTTTAAGACATATCTGAGCTTTTCGCTCTTAATGAAGACCTCTTCTATTCGGGGACAATTCGAGTTCCTGTTTTGCCTTCTAGAGCGTTGGTGATATTTGCTGGATCGGTGATTATCGCGAGGTCTCCGCCTTTTTTGATGAATTCCACACAGGCTTCTACTTTTGGTAGCATACTTCCTGCCGCAAAATGATTTTCTTCAATGTATTTTTCTGCTTCCGAGGGTGTCATCTCATCAATTGGTTCTTGATCTTCTGTTCCAAAATTGAGATAGGCCTTCTCAACGGCGGTTGAGATTAGCAGAAGATCTACACCCATATCGCTAGCAAGCAAACTAGAGGCTCGGTCCTTATCTATTACTGCCTCAACACCTTCAAGGGTGCCATCTTCATTTCTGATTACGGGGATGCCGCCTCCACCAACCGCGTAGGTAACAATACCTTCTTTGATGAGCGCATTGATGGCTGGTTGCTGGATGATTTCTTTTGGAATCGGAGATGGAACAACTCTTCTCCAACCGCGACCAGCATCCTCAATTATTTCCCAACCTTGCTTCTTGGCTCTCTTTTCTGCTGTGTCTTTGTCCATGAAGGTGCCTACTGGCTTTGCTGGATTTTTAAAAGCTGGATCATCTTTGTCAACGAGCGTTTGTGTGATTATGGTTGCCGCATGTTTGTCTATATCTCTTCGCTTGAATTCATTATGCAGGGCTCTCTGAAGCATGTATCCTATTGCACCCTGAGTATCGGCTCCCGCGTAATCCATCAGGACCTCATGCAGCTCATGCTTGGCAAGCTCCGACCGCCTCATAATGAAACCTACCTGAGGTCCGTTTCCAGAAGTTAGTACAACATCCCAACCTTTCGATATCATATCCGCAATATGCTTACAGCTCTCTGCTGCAGCTGCATACTGATCTGGAATGGATTGATGTTGCTTGTCTTTGATTAGAGAATTTCCACCTATTGCTACAACTGCTCTGCGACTCGTCGTGATCAACTCCATATTACACTAAGAGGTGACCGGTGCCTTTTTCCTCCTAATTAAAGCGTTTGTTATCGTACATTGGGGACCTTGATATACTCCTTTGCAGCAATAGCTGATGAGTCTTGGAGGAAGAGTAGTGAATTCAAATCGAAAACCAGACGTATCTCTCGAAGATATAGAAACGGAAGAAGAAGCAGAGGTGGCAGCAAAGAAACTCCGTGAAGCAATACGGTATCACAACTACAGGTATTATGTGTTGGACGATCCAGTAATATCGGATCGAGAGTACGATGAACTGATGCGGAGGCTCCAAAGTCTTGAGGAAGAATATCCCACAATTAAGACCCCTGATTCTCCCACACAACAAGTTGGCGGCGCACCACGTGAAGAACTCGGATTGGTGGAGCATCCGATTCCCATGCTCAGTTTGAAAACTGCGTACGAAGAAGACGAGGTTCTGAGCTTTGATAAAACATGCCGCGAAGAACTGGGACTTGAAGAAGTTGAATATGTTGCGGAGCCAAAATATGATGGTTTAGCTGTAGAACTGATTTACGGAGATGGAAGTCTGTCGGTGGTATCGACTAGAGGTGACGGTGAGACAGGTGAGGACGTTACTGCAAATGTAAAGACAATCAAAGAAGTCCCTCTTATGCTGCTTGGAGATATGGGTCTCTCCGTTCCTTCCCGGCTTGTTGTGCGAGGGGAAATCTACATGCGTTTGGATGAATTCGAAGAAATGAATGAAGAAAGACTAGAACGTGGAGAGGATCCATTTGCAAATCCAAGAAATGCAGCAGCTGGCTCCCTCCGCCAGTTGGATCCGAATGTAACCGCTAGAAGACCTCTACACATCTACTTCTACGGTGTTGCAGAGGCTACAGGGGTAGATTTTGATACACAGTGGGAGATACTAGAAGCTCTTCCAAAATGGGGCCTACGAGTAAATTTCGATTTATCACGCAAGTGCACAGGTGTTGACGAGCTTCTTGCATATCATAGAGAAATGGCAGAGAAGCGTGAGGACCTTCCTTTCGAGATAGATGGTGTAGTTTTCAAAGTCAATTCCTTGGAGGCTCAATCGACACTTGGCACAAGAACGAGAGACCCACGTTGGGCATTAGCCTACAAGTTCGAACCTAGAAGAGCGACCACTGAGATTCTCGATATCGAGGTTCAAGTTGGTAGAACCGGCAAACTGACGCCTGTAGCTATTCTAGATCCTGTTGAAATCGGGGGTGTTGAAGTTTCTCATGCTTCGCTGCACAATATGAGTGAAATCGAGCGCAAGGACATTCGCAACGGTGACACAGTTCTCGTTGTCCGGGCTGGTGATGTGATTCCTTATGTGGTTAAGTCGATAGATGAGGAGAGAGATGGTTCTGAGCAGAAGTTCACTATGCCAGATTCTTGTCCTGTGTGTGGTTCTGACGTTTTCATGAGCGAAGACAAGAAGACCGCTAGATGTACGAACATAAAATGTCCTGCCCAAGTGAGAGAACGGCTAACCCATTTTGCTTCCCGAGAAGCAATGGATATAGAAGGCTTGGGAGAAAAGCGCGCTGAGCAGTTCATTGAAGCTGGCATTGTAGACGGCTTTCAGTCATTGTACTCCCTCACACTTGAGGATCTTACACAATTGGAGCGCTTTGCTGAGAAATCAGCTTCAAATCTGCTGAATGAAATTGAAGAAAGCAAGAACCAGCCTCTTCACAGATTTATTCATGCATTAGGAATCCCTCTTGTTGGTGTTCATGTGGCTCAGCTTCTAGCACAGAATTATCCTACGCTCGATGACTTGATGGAAGCTGAGTATGAGGATTTGATATCGATAGAAGGGATTGGCCCAGAAGTAGCGGAGAGCATTACTACCTTCTTTGATGAGCCTGAAAACAGTGAAGCCATACAGCAGGTTCGTGATAGGGGCCTAACTTTAGAGAACCCTCTTTACGGGGAAGAAGAACAACCCTTCGAAGGGCTTACATTTGTGTTTACAGGAACCCTAGACAATTTCACCCGTACTGAAGCCAAAGAATTGGTTACTCGTTTGGGTGGACGGGCGACATCAAGTGTGAGCGGCGTTACCGATTACGTAGTAGCTGGGCCTGGTGCGGGTTCAAAACTCGACAAAGCCAAGGAGCTTGGAGTTCCTGTTATCGATGAGGAAGAGTTTATTGACATGACTGAGCAATAGCTAGAATAGAGCTTGGCAGGAAGTGGTGTATGATGGACGAAGAAGATCCCCTTGCAGAATACCGCAGTAAGAGAGACTTCTCAAAGACTCCAGAGCCTGAAGGTGGTACTGTCCGCTCATCAGACAAGCCGATTTTCGTCATCCAAAAACACGATGCCAGCAACCTACATTACGATTTTCGGCTGGAAGTTGAAGGGGTGCTGAAGTCATGGGCTGTTCCAAAAGGACCATCTACTGACCCTTCCACCAAACGTTTAGCCATACCTACGGAAGACCATGCCTTGGAGTATGCGGATTTTGAAGGGAATATTCCCGAGGGGGAGTACGGTGCAGGAACTGTGATGGTATGGGATCACGGCACCTATCGGAATCTGCGGGCGGAGAAAGAAGACGCAGAAGCCCGTATGACCATGACTCAAAGTCTTGAGGACGGAAAGGTGGAAATTTGGCTGGAGGGCAAGAAACTCGAAGGCGGCTATGTATTGATACGGACTGGAAGCGGAAAGGGTGCAAGATGGTTACTCATCAAGATGCGGGATAAAAGAGCACAACCCGAACGTAGCGTTGTGGAGGAAGAGCCAAAGTCAGCAATAACTGGAAGAACTTTACAGGAAATCCGCGAGTCGACAATTGACTGATTGACTATTCTGAATCCATATCCGCTTCTGCATTTTTCTCTTTCCAGTACTCTACAAATTCAGCTGGAAGGTCCTCTTCTGGGTTTGTTCTGTCAATAATCTCCTGAAGATGCTTAGTGTGTTTTTTGATTTCTCTTTCAACAGCTTGTTGTCCAGTTTTCCTGCTGGCGAGCCTATAGATAATGTCTTGGTGCTTAGCCACAATGGATTTGAACTCTCTCATAGCTCTGTCGAACCTTTTTGATAATGCTCGATTTTGTTTCTCTCTAATCCACCAGTATGACTCTCTGGAATACTTCTCTGAGGCATTATCGAAACCATTGTATACACTCGGAGAATTGAACGTGAATGGCCAGTAAACACTGGTACAAGGATTAGAAGAACCGGTGAACCAGTGCAGAACATCGTCACCAAGCTCAGATATTTGACTGGCTGCTGTCACATACGAGTTCTGATGCCCTGCATGCTGACAAATGGCTGCTTTTGGTTGGTTCCAAGGTTTCCAGTCATCAGGATGATTTCTCAGAAGATTCGTCAAAGTGACGAAGTCCATCTTACCGAAGTTGTTCTTCAGGAACGTTGTGGATTTTGAAAGCCTGTCGTCACAACGAGCAATGTATCTCATGGCTTCGTTTCCATACGCAGCGGCAAAAGAGAACTGATTCTCGCCATCGTACCACCCCATCTTGATAGCATGTTCAATGAGGTCTTCCGAGGCTCTATCCCATTGGTTCGTAATTGTGTAGCCATTTGATATGGCTCGTACACCCTCGACTTTTTGCGCTACCCATTGTCGCCCCGAAGTTTCGAGTACCCAGGCTTCTTTAGAATCTGCTATGATGTAGCTATTGTGATATGTTAGTGCTTGATTTCTTGCACATATCCCACCTTGGCCATGTTTCTCCAGTAAATCCACCATGATGCTAAGGGCTTGATCTGCCGTTTCTCCTCTTTCAAGGCCAAGTCGAAGAAGATCCATTCCGAGTAATCCGGTTTCGGGAACTTCTTGTTTTGAAAACACTGCTTCGTTTCCTATCACTACGCCCTTCTCATTGGCCCCCATCTCAGCTCCCCACATCCAGGAAGGTCTAGAGATGTACATCGCAAGCGTCTCTTCAACCTGAGGAATACTCATATGGGTGCATTTGACTCGCTTATCATTGTGGATTTTGCTAGGTACGTACTCAACAACTTGGGCCTCGTTTGGAGGCCTGTCCGAATTTTTACCAAATAGCATCACTGAATCAGCTGAAGCTTCTGGCAAGATTACTATCGTATCACACATCTGTATCTAGGTATCGAATATTATCTTGGCATTTATTCTTACTCTTGTAAAATACACTTATACAGTAAGACGGCGAATGGATTTACTCACAGTTTTCTTTCATTTCATTCAGAAGCCATTCTTCAAGGTATGCAGCTTCAAGCTCAGCAGCATCACCGTAATCTTTGCCGGTCATAGCGTCGACCAAGTTTTTCGTGTTCAGGAGAATCCGACAGTCCTTTTCTAGAAGATCCTTCAGAAACTCCTTGGCCTGTGCCATCAGTTGCGCCTTGGGATAGATACGATTTGCTAGTCCCATTGATTTTGCCTCTCTCGCCGGGACTGAACGGCCAGTAAGCAAGATATCTTTCGCATGAGATGGACCAACGAGACGTAGTAGATTTGACGCTGCACCTGCACCCGGAAATATGCTCAGTTGGATTTCCGGAAGACGGAGTTTTGCGTCCTCAGAGAAAAATCTGAAATCACAGGCAATCGCAACTATGGATCCGAAACCAACGGCATAACCATTTACTGCTGCCAGTGTGATACAGCTTTTGGCTGTCCTAATCACTCGCACAACATCCTCCAAGGCCTCGAAGAAGTCCTCCTTGTCTTGCCCTTTCAGGCCTTTGACAGTGTCCATATCAAAGCCGGCAGAAAACGCTCTATCCCCTTCTCCAGTGAATATTATTGCGGTGACTTTGGGATCGTTTGTGTAACGTTCAACTTTCTTGCTGAAATCGTTCAACATAGGTCGCGTTACAGAATTAAGCTTGTCTGGTCTTGAAATCGTAAGGGTCACAATAGACCCGTCTCTGCTTTCATTGATACTTCCTGTCATTACCTAACACTTTCCAGAGGGCTATTGATGCCTTATTCCCTCTTCCTGATATAGGCTTTCCTTGTGTTAGTGCCATTCAAAATATCTACAATGATGTGTCTACTTGCAAGCTTTACAGTCTTCAACTACATTTTCGCAATGCTCTCTGTGAATCTCACAGATGATACCCTCATCTCGCATGATATCGATGATGCGATTGATTTCTCGAGTCATCAGCTCATATACATGCTCATCCTCTTCTTTTTCCAGCCATGCTTCATGTATCCGATTTGCAGATGTTTCAATTTCGGCTTGGACATTTGGAGGTATCTCGACCTGATCGCCTCGTGACCTCTTCGATTTTTCAAGCTTGTACTGTGTGACGGCAGGCTCAGTCACTCCCAGCATATCAGCTATGTTTTTCTGCGCTATGCCGTTGTCTATCATTATACGCGTGAGTTCTCTACGTACAGCGGGAATTATGTACCATACTTCGACTTCCTGCGGCATCAACCAAGTTCTCGTTTTTCGTCGTCGTGGCAAGGCGATTCATCTCTTCCTGTTGCTATTCACTATAGTGAAGAAGAACGACCTAATAAGGGTGCTGTTCTGATAAATCAGTGACGAGGTTGAATCTAGTTACGTTGACTCGTTTATGCACCTAGATTTCAACAATCATTGACCACTGATTCTACTTCACGACTTCTGATATCCATTTCAAATAGCTATCGGTTCCGCCTTCGATCGGCAGGATGACGAATTCGGGGACTTCATAGGAGTGAGCCCGCTTTACGACAGATTGCAGATCTGAGATGAGATCCGCAGTTGTTTTCATGATGAGTATGGATTCCCTTGCAGTGTCAACCTTGCCTTGCCAATGGTAGATGCTGAATACATCTTCAATAACATTCACACAAGCAGCCTTTTTCGATTCGACAATAGTCTTCGCTAGGTCATGGCTCTCATTTGCAGGACAGGTTGTCATAGCGAGCTTGTAGCTAGTCATGATTCTCCAATACGATTGATATCATATATACGGTTGGTGAAGCTAAGAAAGATATCTAGGCCTGATGGACTGATATTAGAATAGACACACTATCGTCTTCTTTGGTGGGTGCCCATAATAGCTTCCGAGACATCTTCAATAAATTCTGATGACCCCTGAATTTTGAATTTCTGACCGGGACAGTATATCACAGTTGCTTCTCGATTCAGAAGGAGCACGAGAAAGACAAGGAGGATGCCTCCAAGAAAGACTACTATACCGGCTGGATATGCTGTAGATAAATAAGCTCCAAACATCATAATTACGAGTCCGAGGCCAAGGAATCTGTCGCCAAAGCGTCGCCATCTTTTCATCCATAAGCCCCCGATGAACGATATCAGTAGCTCAAACCTGGTGTCTTCACCTATTGCGACGATCTTCCTATCGTTAACTCTGATTTCATCGAACTCTTCTTCTTCGATTTGAAAAGATTCTGTGCGAATGAATTCCGTATTTCTGCTATGCATTTCCATATGTGAAACTCCCTGTGCTTAGGAATGTTATTGATAATTTCCTTATATATTTGTTTGACAAGATAGGTGCTTCCGCAGATCAATCGCTTTTCGAAGCATGTATCAGGGATGGTCTTCTCAATATGACCATGGGATATCTATGGAAAAGCAGTATTTGCTCTCGAAAATGACATGGCCTGAAGTAGAGGAGCGCTTGAACGAATGTACGACCGTTGTAGTTCCAGTCGGATCCACGGAACAGCATGGACCGGCTCTCCCAGTGGATAATGACCATTTCGTTGCAACTCAGTTCGCCTATAGATTGGCTGAACGTGTCTGGGACGAAATGAAACTCGTCGTAACACCGACGATAGTATTTGGACAATCTCAACATCACATGGATTTCAAGGGTACCATTACCCTGAAGGAATCGACACTTGCCAGCGTGATTGTCGATGTGTGTGAGTCCCTTGCTCATCATGGATTTGAGAACATTGTGCTGCTGAATGGGCACGGTGGAAACGAGACCGCTATTCAGAATGCACTTCCCATCCTGCATGATGAGATAGATGCGAGGGTATACAGCATGAACTGGTGGAGTCAGGTTATGGACAAGGTTCCTGAAACAGTCGAAGGGCCGATATTCCACGCCTGTGATATGGAGACCTCAGTTTCGTGGTATCTCGGGCAGAGGGTGTTAGCTGACAAACGAGTTGATGAGCCTGGAAGGAAACCTGTGCCTGGCTATATTGAGCCTGATATGCGGAAGAAAGCACCAACTGTATCTTCTGCCTTCACTATGAAGGATTTCACCGACTCGGGGGCCGTCGGTCTTTCTACCAAGGCGACCATGGAGAAAGGCCAAGAGATAGTTGAGCTGGCGCTGGACCGCATGGCTGGTTTTTTGGTTAAAATCCCTTAACGGAGGGGCAAGAAATGAGAATTGAATCCGTTGTATGGACTATGCTAAATCGACCATCTAAGAAATGAAAGCCCATATGGTTACCGAAAGGAAAGAAGCCCTAGTGAATTGCGGAAAGATTCGGCGTGAATCAACTGCCAATTTCTTCTTTTAGACGACCACCCAGATCACGAACGATTGTGTTGCCTTCTTTGTGCTCTGTAAATTAGAATATAGAAAACTGCGAAGATTCCAACACCCACAACACCCAGAATAGGAAGAGC
This region includes:
- a CDS encoding DNA ligase translates to MMDEEDPLAEYRSKRDFSKTPEPEGGTVRSSDKPIFVIQKHDASNLHYDFRLEVEGVLKSWAVPKGPSTDPSTKRLAIPTEDHALEYADFEGNIPEGEYGAGTVMVWDHGTYRNLRAEKEDAEARMTMTQSLEDGKVEIWLEGKKLEGGYVLIRTGSGKGARWLLIKMRDKRAQPERSVVEEEPKSAITGRTLQEIRESTID
- the ligA gene encoding NAD-dependent DNA ligase LigA; this translates as MSLGGRVVNSNRKPDVSLEDIETEEEAEVAAKKLREAIRYHNYRYYVLDDPVISDREYDELMRRLQSLEEEYPTIKTPDSPTQQVGGAPREELGLVEHPIPMLSLKTAYEEDEVLSFDKTCREELGLEEVEYVAEPKYDGLAVELIYGDGSLSVVSTRGDGETGEDVTANVKTIKEVPLMLLGDMGLSVPSRLVVRGEIYMRLDEFEEMNEERLERGEDPFANPRNAAAGSLRQLDPNVTARRPLHIYFYGVAEATGVDFDTQWEILEALPKWGLRVNFDLSRKCTGVDELLAYHREMAEKREDLPFEIDGVVFKVNSLEAQSTLGTRTRDPRWALAYKFEPRRATTEILDIEVQVGRTGKLTPVAILDPVEIGGVEVSHASLHNMSEIERKDIRNGDTVLVVRAGDVIPYVVKSIDEERDGSEQKFTMPDSCPVCGSDVFMSEDKKTARCTNIKCPAQVRERLTHFASREAMDIEGLGEKRAEQFIEAGIVDGFQSLYSLTLEDLTQLERFAEKSASNLLNEIEESKNQPLHRFIHALGIPLVGVHVAQLLAQNYPTLDDLMEAEYEDLISIEGIGPEVAESITTFFDEPENSEAIQQVRDRGLTLENPLYGEEEQPFEGLTFVFTGTLDNFTRTEAKELVTRLGGRATSSVSGVTDYVVAGPGAGSKLDKAKELGVPVIDEEEFIDMTEQ
- a CDS encoding enoyl-CoA hydratase/isomerase family protein gives rise to the protein MTGSINESRDGSIVTLTISRPDKLNSVTRPMLNDFSKKVERYTNDPKVTAIIFTGEGDRAFSAGFDMDTVKGLKGQDKEDFFEALEDVVRVIRTAKSCITLAAVNGYAVGFGSIVAIACDFRFFSEDAKLRLPEIQLSIFPGAGAASNLLRLVGPSHAKDILLTGRSVPAREAKSMGLANRIYPKAQLMAQAKEFLKDLLEKDCRILLNTKNLVDAMTGKDYGDAAELEAAYLEEWLLNEMKENCE
- a CDS encoding creatininase family protein, with amino-acid sequence MEKQYLLSKMTWPEVEERLNECTTVVVPVGSTEQHGPALPVDNDHFVATQFAYRLAERVWDEMKLVVTPTIVFGQSQHHMDFKGTITLKESTLASVIVDVCESLAHHGFENIVLLNGHGGNETAIQNALPILHDEIDARVYSMNWWSQVMDKVPETVEGPIFHACDMETSVSWYLGQRVLADKRVDEPGRKPVPGYIEPDMRKKAPTVSSAFTMKDFTDSGAVGLSTKATMEKGQEIVELALDRMAGFLVKIP
- a CDS encoding divalent-cation tolerance protein CutA is translated as MTSYKLAMTTCPANESHDLAKTIVESKKAACVNVIEDVFSIYHWQGKVDTARESILIMKTTADLISDLQSVVKRAHSYEVPEFVILPIEGGTDSYLKWISEVVK
- a CDS encoding C69 family dipeptidase translates to MPEASADSVMLFGKNSDRPPNEAQVVEYVPSKIHNDKRVKCTHMSIPQVEETLAMYISRPSWMWGAEMGANEKGVVIGNEAVFSKQEVPETGLLGMDLLRLGLERGETADQALSIMVDLLEKHGQGGICARNQALTYHNSYIIADSKEAWVLETSGRQWVAQKVEGVRAISNGYTITNQWDRASEDLIEHAIKMGWYDGENQFSFAAAYGNEAMRYIARCDDRLSKSTTFLKNNFGKMDFVTLTNLLRNHPDDWKPWNQPKAAICQHAGHQNSYVTAASQISELGDDVLHWFTGSSNPCTSVYWPFTFNSPSVYNGFDNASEKYSRESYWWIREKQNRALSKRFDRAMREFKSIVAKHQDIIYRLASRKTGQQAVEREIKKHTKHLQEIIDRTNPEEDLPAEFVEYWKEKNAEADMDSE
- the arcC gene encoding carbamate kinase yields the protein MELITTSRRAVVAIGGNSLIKDKQHQSIPDQYAAAAESCKHIADMISKGWDVVLTSGNGPQVGFIMRRSELAKHELHEVLMDYAGADTQGAIGYMLQRALHNEFKRRDIDKHAATIITQTLVDKDDPAFKNPAKPVGTFMDKDTAEKRAKKQGWEIIEDAGRGWRRVVPSPIPKEIIQQPAINALIKEGIVTYAVGGGGIPVIRNEDGTLEGVEAVIDKDRASSLLASDMGVDLLLISTAVEKAYLNFGTEDQEPIDEMTPSEAEKYIEENHFAAGSMLPKVEACVEFIKKGGDLAIITDPANITNALEGKTGTRIVPE
- a CDS encoding RidA family protein, with translation MREVVHTKDAPQAVGPYSQAIKTGELIFCSGQIPMEPDTGEIVTGTITNQTKQCLSNIKAVLEAAGSSMDKVVKVTVFLKNMDDFGEMNEEYAKWFGDEPPARAAVEVRRLPKHVGIEIETIALQ
- a CDS encoding DUF2892 domain-containing protein, producing MRQQLSQIGTILVIVSGFVVAFAVVADVMLGIDVIGAQIPFMIVAALIFILGGTVCFNVQLQDRSLLITAGLVVIAISLYLVHPFIVSVFALASGAVLMSAGFVGRHSPPETPFNFDLTNDWHFRNTRGDKQQGSLQAATFVDNDLVVYLLMWDNEQEPVIEAFSKIRKEVMEPRSEDISSTTTEIYSHEAKSFRGTSSDGYYFEVFQYFCEPSNNHMLLQISSQAGETPVKAGRDLVPCHGSFEEERDSQT